From Triticum urartu cultivar G1812 chromosome 2, Tu2.1, whole genome shotgun sequence, a single genomic window includes:
- the LOC125541407 gene encoding protein DESIGUAL 3-like produces the protein MARVEAVVVCLLIVAMDVVAGVLGIHAEKAQSQGRHLKILFIECRQPVPQAYKLGIAAAAVLAASHAIANIVGGCSCTWPCCSGGRRSSPNRQMASFALVLTWMVLLVGLALLILGALPNSKKVMAECGVVRHRFLSIGGILCFVHAVFCLVYYVSANAAAREEGRGSGSKPAGGHT, from the exons ATGGCGAGAGTTGAAGCGGTGGTCGTCTGCCTCCTCATCGTCGCCATGGATGTCGTTGCCGGCGTCCTTGGAATCCACGCGGAGAAAGCTCAGAGCCAG GGGAGGCACCTGAAGATACTTTTCATCGAGTGCAGGCAGCCTGTCCCACAGGCTTACAAGCTCGGCATCGCGGCGGCCGCGGTGCTGGCTGCGTCGCACGCCATCGCCAACATCGTCGGCGGCTGCTCCTGCACGTGGCCCTGCTGCTCCGGCGGCCGGCGCTCGTCGCCCAACCGGCAGATGGCGTCCTTCGCCCTGGTCCTCACATG GATGGTTCTGCTGGTGGGGCTGGCGCTGCTGATCCTCGGTGCGCTGCCGAACTCCAAGAAGGTAATGGCGGAGTGCGGGGTGGTGCGGCACCGCTTCCTCTCCATCGGCGGCATCCTCTGCTTCGTGCACGCCGTCTTCTGCCTCGTCTACTACGTGTCCGCAAACGCCGCCGCGCGGGAGGAAGGCCGTGGGTCTGGGTCCAAGCCCGCCGGCGGGCACACCTGA